A genomic segment from Callithrix jacchus isolate 240 chromosome 8, calJac240_pri, whole genome shotgun sequence encodes:
- the MPI gene encoding mannose-6-phosphate isomerase isoform X1, with translation MAVPRVFPLSCAVQQYAWGKMGSNSEVARLLASSDPLAHIAEDKPYAELWMGTHPRGDAKILDNRISQKTLGQWIAENQDSLGSKVKDTFNGNLPFLFKVLSVETALSIQAHPNKELAEKLHLQAPQHYPDANHKPEMAIALTPFQGLCGFRPVEEIITFLKKVPEFQVLIGDDAATRLKQSISRDSQAVASALKSCFSHLMKSEKKVVVEQLNLLVKRISQQVAAGNNMEDIFGELLMQLHQQYPGDIGCFAIYFLNLLTLKPGEAMFLEANVPHAYLKGDCVECMACSDNTVRAGLTPKFIDVPTLCEMLSYTPSSSKDRLFLPTRSQEDPYLSIYDPPVPDFTIMKMEVPGSVTEYKVLALDSASILLMVQGTVIASTPTAQTPIPLQRGSVLFTGANESVSLKLTEPKNLLIFRACCLL, from the exons ATGGCCGTTCCGCGAG TATTCCCACTTTCCTGTGCGGTGCAGCAGTATGCCTGGGGGAAGATGGGTTCTAACAGCGAAGTGGCGCGGCTGCTGGCTAGCAGTGACCCACTGGCCCATATCGCAGAGGACAAGCCCTATGCAGAG TTGTGGATGGGGACTCACCCCCGAGGGGATGCCAAGATCCTTGACAACCGCATCTCACAGAAAACCCTTGGACAGTGGATTGCTGAGAACCAGGACAGCTTGGGCTCAAAGGTCAAGGACACCTTTAATGGCAACCTGCCCTTCCTCTTCAAAGTGCTCTCAGTCGAAACAGCCCTATCCATCCAGGCACACCCTAACAAG GAGCTGGCAGAGAAGCTACACCTCCAGGCTCCGCAGCACTACCCCGATGCCAACCATAAGCCAGAGATGGCCATTGCCCTCACCCCCTTCCAGGGCTTGTGTGGCTTCCGGCCAGTTGAGGAGATTATAACCTTTCTGAAGA AGGTGCCTGAGTTCCAGGTCCTGATTGGAGATGATGCAGCAACACGCCTGAAGCAGAGCATAAGCCGTGACTCCCAGGCTGTGGCCTCTGCTTTGAAGAGCTGTTTCTCCCACCTGATGAAGAGTGAGAAGAAGGTGGTGGTGGAACAGCTCAACCTGTTGGTGAAGCGGATCTCGCAGCAAG TGGCTGCCGGAAACAACATGGAGGACATCTTTGGGGAGCTTTTGATGCAGCTGCACCAGCAGTACCCAGGTGATATCGGCTGCTTTGCCATCTACTTCCTGAACCTGCTTACCCTGAAGCCTGGGGAGGCCATGTTTCTGGAGGCCAACGTACCCCACGCCTACCTGAAAGGAG ACTGCGTGGAGTGCATGGCGTGTTCAGACAATACAGTGCGTGCTGGCCTGACACCCAAGTTCATTGACGTGCCAACCCTGTGTGAAATGCTCAGCTATACCCCTAGCTCCAGCAAGGACAGGCTCTTCCTCCCAACACGGAGTCAGGAAGACCCCTACCTCTCAATCTATGACCCCCCTGTGCCAGACTTCACCATTATGAAGATGGAG GTCCCTGGCTCTGTCACTGAATACAAGGTCTTGGCACTGGACTCTGCCAGCATCCTCCTGATGGTACAGGGGACAGTGATAGCCAGCACACCCACAGCCCAGACACCAATCCCTCTGCAGCGTGGCAGCGTGCTCTTCACTGGGGCCAATGAGAGTGTCTCACTGAAGCTTACCGAGCCGAAGAACCTGCTGATATTCCGTGCCTGCTGTTTGCTGTAG
- the MPI gene encoding mannose-6-phosphate isomerase isoform X2: protein MVFPLSCAVQQYAWGKMGSNSEVARLLASSDPLAHIAEDKPYAELWMGTHPRGDAKILDNRISQKTLGQWIAENQDSLGSKVKDTFNGNLPFLFKVLSVETALSIQAHPNKELAEKLHLQAPQHYPDANHKPEMAIALTPFQGLCGFRPVEEIITFLKKVPEFQVLIGDDAATRLKQSISRDSQAVASALKSCFSHLMKSEKKVVVEQLNLLVKRISQQVAAGNNMEDIFGELLMQLHQQYPGDIGCFAIYFLNLLTLKPGEAMFLEANVPHAYLKGDCVECMACSDNTVRAGLTPKFIDVPTLCEMLSYTPSSSKDRLFLPTRSQEDPYLSIYDPPVPDFTIMKMEVPGSVTEYKVLALDSASILLMVQGTVIASTPTAQTPIPLQRGSVLFTGANESVSLKLTEPKNLLIFRACCLL, encoded by the exons ATGG TATTCCCACTTTCCTGTGCGGTGCAGCAGTATGCCTGGGGGAAGATGGGTTCTAACAGCGAAGTGGCGCGGCTGCTGGCTAGCAGTGACCCACTGGCCCATATCGCAGAGGACAAGCCCTATGCAGAG TTGTGGATGGGGACTCACCCCCGAGGGGATGCCAAGATCCTTGACAACCGCATCTCACAGAAAACCCTTGGACAGTGGATTGCTGAGAACCAGGACAGCTTGGGCTCAAAGGTCAAGGACACCTTTAATGGCAACCTGCCCTTCCTCTTCAAAGTGCTCTCAGTCGAAACAGCCCTATCCATCCAGGCACACCCTAACAAG GAGCTGGCAGAGAAGCTACACCTCCAGGCTCCGCAGCACTACCCCGATGCCAACCATAAGCCAGAGATGGCCATTGCCCTCACCCCCTTCCAGGGCTTGTGTGGCTTCCGGCCAGTTGAGGAGATTATAACCTTTCTGAAGA AGGTGCCTGAGTTCCAGGTCCTGATTGGAGATGATGCAGCAACACGCCTGAAGCAGAGCATAAGCCGTGACTCCCAGGCTGTGGCCTCTGCTTTGAAGAGCTGTTTCTCCCACCTGATGAAGAGTGAGAAGAAGGTGGTGGTGGAACAGCTCAACCTGTTGGTGAAGCGGATCTCGCAGCAAG TGGCTGCCGGAAACAACATGGAGGACATCTTTGGGGAGCTTTTGATGCAGCTGCACCAGCAGTACCCAGGTGATATCGGCTGCTTTGCCATCTACTTCCTGAACCTGCTTACCCTGAAGCCTGGGGAGGCCATGTTTCTGGAGGCCAACGTACCCCACGCCTACCTGAAAGGAG ACTGCGTGGAGTGCATGGCGTGTTCAGACAATACAGTGCGTGCTGGCCTGACACCCAAGTTCATTGACGTGCCAACCCTGTGTGAAATGCTCAGCTATACCCCTAGCTCCAGCAAGGACAGGCTCTTCCTCCCAACACGGAGTCAGGAAGACCCCTACCTCTCAATCTATGACCCCCCTGTGCCAGACTTCACCATTATGAAGATGGAG GTCCCTGGCTCTGTCACTGAATACAAGGTCTTGGCACTGGACTCTGCCAGCATCCTCCTGATGGTACAGGGGACAGTGATAGCCAGCACACCCACAGCCCAGACACCAATCCCTCTGCAGCGTGGCAGCGTGCTCTTCACTGGGGCCAATGAGAGTGTCTCACTGAAGCTTACCGAGCCGAAGAACCTGCTGATATTCCGTGCCTGCTGTTTGCTGTAG
- the MPI gene encoding mannose-6-phosphate isomerase isoform X3: protein MGSNSEVARLLASSDPLAHIAEDKPYAELWMGTHPRGDAKILDNRISQKTLGQWIAENQDSLGSKVKDTFNGNLPFLFKVLSVETALSIQAHPNKELAEKLHLQAPQHYPDANHKPEMAIALTPFQGLCGFRPVEEIITFLKKVPEFQVLIGDDAATRLKQSISRDSQAVASALKSCFSHLMKSEKKVVVEQLNLLVKRISQQVAAGNNMEDIFGELLMQLHQQYPGDIGCFAIYFLNLLTLKPGEAMFLEANVPHAYLKGDCVECMACSDNTVRAGLTPKFIDVPTLCEMLSYTPSSSKDRLFLPTRSQEDPYLSIYDPPVPDFTIMKMEVPGSVTEYKVLALDSASILLMVQGTVIASTPTAQTPIPLQRGSVLFTGANESVSLKLTEPKNLLIFRACCLL from the exons ATGGGTTCTAACAGCGAAGTGGCGCGGCTGCTGGCTAGCAGTGACCCACTGGCCCATATCGCAGAGGACAAGCCCTATGCAGAG TTGTGGATGGGGACTCACCCCCGAGGGGATGCCAAGATCCTTGACAACCGCATCTCACAGAAAACCCTTGGACAGTGGATTGCTGAGAACCAGGACAGCTTGGGCTCAAAGGTCAAGGACACCTTTAATGGCAACCTGCCCTTCCTCTTCAAAGTGCTCTCAGTCGAAACAGCCCTATCCATCCAGGCACACCCTAACAAG GAGCTGGCAGAGAAGCTACACCTCCAGGCTCCGCAGCACTACCCCGATGCCAACCATAAGCCAGAGATGGCCATTGCCCTCACCCCCTTCCAGGGCTTGTGTGGCTTCCGGCCAGTTGAGGAGATTATAACCTTTCTGAAGA AGGTGCCTGAGTTCCAGGTCCTGATTGGAGATGATGCAGCAACACGCCTGAAGCAGAGCATAAGCCGTGACTCCCAGGCTGTGGCCTCTGCTTTGAAGAGCTGTTTCTCCCACCTGATGAAGAGTGAGAAGAAGGTGGTGGTGGAACAGCTCAACCTGTTGGTGAAGCGGATCTCGCAGCAAG TGGCTGCCGGAAACAACATGGAGGACATCTTTGGGGAGCTTTTGATGCAGCTGCACCAGCAGTACCCAGGTGATATCGGCTGCTTTGCCATCTACTTCCTGAACCTGCTTACCCTGAAGCCTGGGGAGGCCATGTTTCTGGAGGCCAACGTACCCCACGCCTACCTGAAAGGAG ACTGCGTGGAGTGCATGGCGTGTTCAGACAATACAGTGCGTGCTGGCCTGACACCCAAGTTCATTGACGTGCCAACCCTGTGTGAAATGCTCAGCTATACCCCTAGCTCCAGCAAGGACAGGCTCTTCCTCCCAACACGGAGTCAGGAAGACCCCTACCTCTCAATCTATGACCCCCCTGTGCCAGACTTCACCATTATGAAGATGGAG GTCCCTGGCTCTGTCACTGAATACAAGGTCTTGGCACTGGACTCTGCCAGCATCCTCCTGATGGTACAGGGGACAGTGATAGCCAGCACACCCACAGCCCAGACACCAATCCCTCTGCAGCGTGGCAGCGTGCTCTTCACTGGGGCCAATGAGAGTGTCTCACTGAAGCTTACCGAGCCGAAGAACCTGCTGATATTCCGTGCCTGCTGTTTGCTGTAG
- the MPI gene encoding mannose-6-phosphate isomerase isoform X4 translates to MNICIQTWEAVPRTQLWMGTHPRGDAKILDNRISQKTLGQWIAENQDSLGSKVKDTFNGNLPFLFKVLSVETALSIQAHPNKELAEKLHLQAPQHYPDANHKPEMAIALTPFQGLCGFRPVEEIITFLKKVPEFQVLIGDDAATRLKQSISRDSQAVASALKSCFSHLMKSEKKVVVEQLNLLVKRISQQVAAGNNMEDIFGELLMQLHQQYPGDIGCFAIYFLNLLTLKPGEAMFLEANVPHAYLKGDCVECMACSDNTVRAGLTPKFIDVPTLCEMLSYTPSSSKDRLFLPTRSQEDPYLSIYDPPVPDFTIMKMEVPGSVTEYKVLALDSASILLMVQGTVIASTPTAQTPIPLQRGSVLFTGANESVSLKLTEPKNLLIFRACCLL, encoded by the exons ATGAACATTTGTATTCAGACCTGGGAGGCCGTTCCTAGGACTCag TTGTGGATGGGGACTCACCCCCGAGGGGATGCCAAGATCCTTGACAACCGCATCTCACAGAAAACCCTTGGACAGTGGATTGCTGAGAACCAGGACAGCTTGGGCTCAAAGGTCAAGGACACCTTTAATGGCAACCTGCCCTTCCTCTTCAAAGTGCTCTCAGTCGAAACAGCCCTATCCATCCAGGCACACCCTAACAAG GAGCTGGCAGAGAAGCTACACCTCCAGGCTCCGCAGCACTACCCCGATGCCAACCATAAGCCAGAGATGGCCATTGCCCTCACCCCCTTCCAGGGCTTGTGTGGCTTCCGGCCAGTTGAGGAGATTATAACCTTTCTGAAGA AGGTGCCTGAGTTCCAGGTCCTGATTGGAGATGATGCAGCAACACGCCTGAAGCAGAGCATAAGCCGTGACTCCCAGGCTGTGGCCTCTGCTTTGAAGAGCTGTTTCTCCCACCTGATGAAGAGTGAGAAGAAGGTGGTGGTGGAACAGCTCAACCTGTTGGTGAAGCGGATCTCGCAGCAAG TGGCTGCCGGAAACAACATGGAGGACATCTTTGGGGAGCTTTTGATGCAGCTGCACCAGCAGTACCCAGGTGATATCGGCTGCTTTGCCATCTACTTCCTGAACCTGCTTACCCTGAAGCCTGGGGAGGCCATGTTTCTGGAGGCCAACGTACCCCACGCCTACCTGAAAGGAG ACTGCGTGGAGTGCATGGCGTGTTCAGACAATACAGTGCGTGCTGGCCTGACACCCAAGTTCATTGACGTGCCAACCCTGTGTGAAATGCTCAGCTATACCCCTAGCTCCAGCAAGGACAGGCTCTTCCTCCCAACACGGAGTCAGGAAGACCCCTACCTCTCAATCTATGACCCCCCTGTGCCAGACTTCACCATTATGAAGATGGAG GTCCCTGGCTCTGTCACTGAATACAAGGTCTTGGCACTGGACTCTGCCAGCATCCTCCTGATGGTACAGGGGACAGTGATAGCCAGCACACCCACAGCCCAGACACCAATCCCTCTGCAGCGTGGCAGCGTGCTCTTCACTGGGGCCAATGAGAGTGTCTCACTGAAGCTTACCGAGCCGAAGAACCTGCTGATATTCCGTGCCTGCTGTTTGCTGTAG
- the MPI gene encoding mannose-6-phosphate isomerase isoform X5, with protein MGTHPRGDAKILDNRISQKTLGQWIAENQDSLGSKVKDTFNGNLPFLFKVLSVETALSIQAHPNKELAEKLHLQAPQHYPDANHKPEMAIALTPFQGLCGFRPVEEIITFLKKVPEFQVLIGDDAATRLKQSISRDSQAVASALKSCFSHLMKSEKKVVVEQLNLLVKRISQQVAAGNNMEDIFGELLMQLHQQYPGDIGCFAIYFLNLLTLKPGEAMFLEANVPHAYLKGDCVECMACSDNTVRAGLTPKFIDVPTLCEMLSYTPSSSKDRLFLPTRSQEDPYLSIYDPPVPDFTIMKMEVPGSVTEYKVLALDSASILLMVQGTVIASTPTAQTPIPLQRGSVLFTGANESVSLKLTEPKNLLIFRACCLL; from the exons ATGGGGACTCACCCCCGAGGGGATGCCAAGATCCTTGACAACCGCATCTCACAGAAAACCCTTGGACAGTGGATTGCTGAGAACCAGGACAGCTTGGGCTCAAAGGTCAAGGACACCTTTAATGGCAACCTGCCCTTCCTCTTCAAAGTGCTCTCAGTCGAAACAGCCCTATCCATCCAGGCACACCCTAACAAG GAGCTGGCAGAGAAGCTACACCTCCAGGCTCCGCAGCACTACCCCGATGCCAACCATAAGCCAGAGATGGCCATTGCCCTCACCCCCTTCCAGGGCTTGTGTGGCTTCCGGCCAGTTGAGGAGATTATAACCTTTCTGAAGA AGGTGCCTGAGTTCCAGGTCCTGATTGGAGATGATGCAGCAACACGCCTGAAGCAGAGCATAAGCCGTGACTCCCAGGCTGTGGCCTCTGCTTTGAAGAGCTGTTTCTCCCACCTGATGAAGAGTGAGAAGAAGGTGGTGGTGGAACAGCTCAACCTGTTGGTGAAGCGGATCTCGCAGCAAG TGGCTGCCGGAAACAACATGGAGGACATCTTTGGGGAGCTTTTGATGCAGCTGCACCAGCAGTACCCAGGTGATATCGGCTGCTTTGCCATCTACTTCCTGAACCTGCTTACCCTGAAGCCTGGGGAGGCCATGTTTCTGGAGGCCAACGTACCCCACGCCTACCTGAAAGGAG ACTGCGTGGAGTGCATGGCGTGTTCAGACAATACAGTGCGTGCTGGCCTGACACCCAAGTTCATTGACGTGCCAACCCTGTGTGAAATGCTCAGCTATACCCCTAGCTCCAGCAAGGACAGGCTCTTCCTCCCAACACGGAGTCAGGAAGACCCCTACCTCTCAATCTATGACCCCCCTGTGCCAGACTTCACCATTATGAAGATGGAG GTCCCTGGCTCTGTCACTGAATACAAGGTCTTGGCACTGGACTCTGCCAGCATCCTCCTGATGGTACAGGGGACAGTGATAGCCAGCACACCCACAGCCCAGACACCAATCCCTCTGCAGCGTGGCAGCGTGCTCTTCACTGGGGCCAATGAGAGTGTCTCACTGAAGCTTACCGAGCCGAAGAACCTGCTGATATTCCGTGCCTGCTGTTTGCTGTAG
- the FAM219B gene encoding protein FAM219B isoform X1 — MATAEPSGRAVRVSSPGSQPSGARDRAPGAAGPPSGQIGNRALRLVGRTPAAVEKRGPYMVARAPSIQAKLQKHRDLAKAVLRRKGMLGASPNRPDSSGKRSVKFNKGYTALSQSPDENLVSLDSDSDGELESRYSSGYSSAEQVNQDVSRQLLQDGYHLDEIPDDEDLDLIPPKPMASSTCSCCWCCLGDSSSCTLQ; from the exons ATGGCGACCGCGGAGCCCAGCGGGCGCGCGGTGCGGGTGTCTTCCCCGGGATCCCAGCCCAGCGGGGCTCGGGACCGCGCGCCGGGAGCTGCCGGGCCACCCTCCGGACAGATCGGTAACAGAGCCCTCCGGCTGGTGGGGCGCACCCCCGCGGCCGTGGAGAAGCGGGGTCCATATATGGTGGCGCGTGCACCCTCCATTCAAGCCAAGCTGC AAAAGCACCGGGACCTGGCCAAGGCCGTTCTGCGGAGAAAAGGCATGCTGGGGGCCTCGCCGAACCGGCCAGACTCTTCAGGGAAAAG GTCAGTGAAGTTTAACAAGGGCTATACTGCTCTTAGCCAGAGTCCAGATGAAAACCTGGTGTCCCTCGACTCTGACAG TGATGGGGAGCTGGAATCCAGATACTCCTCCGGGTATTCCTCTGCAGAG CAGGTGAACCAGGATGTGAGCCGGCAGCTGCTCCAGGATGGGTATCACCTGGATGAGATTCCAGATGACGAGGACTTAGACCTCATCCCCCCTAAGCCAATGGCTTCTTCAACATGCTCCTGCTGCTGGTGCTGTCTTGGGGACTCTTCCTCCTGTACCCTCCAGTAG
- the FAM219B gene encoding protein FAM219B isoform X2, translating to MATAEPSGRAVRVSSPGSQPSGARDRAPGAAGPPSGQIGNRALRLVGRTPAAVEKRGPYMVARAPSIQAKLQKHRDLAKAVLRRKGMLGASPNRPDSSGKRSVKFNKGYTALSQSPDENLVSLDSDSDGELESRYSSGYSSAEVNQDVSRQLLQDGYHLDEIPDDEDLDLIPPKPMASSTCSCCWCCLGDSSSCTLQ from the exons ATGGCGACCGCGGAGCCCAGCGGGCGCGCGGTGCGGGTGTCTTCCCCGGGATCCCAGCCCAGCGGGGCTCGGGACCGCGCGCCGGGAGCTGCCGGGCCACCCTCCGGACAGATCGGTAACAGAGCCCTCCGGCTGGTGGGGCGCACCCCCGCGGCCGTGGAGAAGCGGGGTCCATATATGGTGGCGCGTGCACCCTCCATTCAAGCCAAGCTGC AAAAGCACCGGGACCTGGCCAAGGCCGTTCTGCGGAGAAAAGGCATGCTGGGGGCCTCGCCGAACCGGCCAGACTCTTCAGGGAAAAG GTCAGTGAAGTTTAACAAGGGCTATACTGCTCTTAGCCAGAGTCCAGATGAAAACCTGGTGTCCCTCGACTCTGACAG TGATGGGGAGCTGGAATCCAGATACTCCTCCGGGTATTCCTCTGCAGAG GTGAACCAGGATGTGAGCCGGCAGCTGCTCCAGGATGGGTATCACCTGGATGAGATTCCAGATGACGAGGACTTAGACCTCATCCCCCCTAAGCCAATGGCTTCTTCAACATGCTCCTGCTGCTGGTGCTGTCTTGGGGACTCTTCCTCCTGTACCCTCCAGTAG